One segment of Tenrec ecaudatus isolate mTenEca1 chromosome 1, mTenEca1.hap1, whole genome shotgun sequence DNA contains the following:
- the CELF3 gene encoding CUGBP Elav-like family member 3 isoform X5 → MNRPIQVKPADSESRGEDRKLFVGMLGKQQTDEDVRKMFEPFGTIDECTVLRGPDGTSKGCAFVKFQTHAEAQAAINTLHSSRTLPGASSSLVVKFADTEKERGLRRMQQVATQLGMFSPIALQFGAYSAYTQALMQQQAALVAAHSAYLSPMATMAAVQMQHMAAINANGLIATPITPSSGTSTPPAIAATPVSAIPAALGVNGYSPVPTQPTGQPAPDALYPNGVHPYPAAYPAAYSLVAPAFPQPPTLQQQQQREGPDGCNIFIYHLPQEFTDSEILQMFVPFGHVISAKVFVDRATNQSKCFGFVSFDNPASAQAAIQAMNGFQIGMKRLKVQLKRPKDANRPY, encoded by the exons ATGAACAGACCCATCCAGGTCAAGCCAGCCGACAGCGAGAGCCGAGGAG AAGACCGGAAGCTCTTTGTGGGGATGCTAGGGAAGCAGCAGACAGATGAGGACGTGCGGAAGATGTTTGAGCCTTTCGGGACCATAGACGAGTGCACTGTGCTCCGGGGCCCAGATGGCACCAGCAAAG GCTGCGCCTTCGTGAAGTTCCAGACCCATGCTGAGGCCCAGGCAGCCATCAACACCCTCCACAGCAGCCGGACCCTGCCG GGTGCCTCGTCCAGCCTGGTGGTGAAGTTTGCTGACACGGAAAAGGAGCGAGGTCTCCGCCGAATGCAGCAGGTGGCCACCCAGCTGGGCATGTTCAGCCCCATTGCCCTCCAGTTCGGAGCCTACAGCGCCTACACCCAGGCC CTGATGCAGCAGCAGGCAGCCCTGGTAGCGGCTCACAGTGCCTACCTCAGCCCCATGGCCACCATGGCGGCCGTGCAGATGCAGCACATGGCTGCCATCAATGCCAACGGTCTCATCGCCACCCCCATCACCCCATCCTCAG gaaccaGCACCCCTCCTGCCATCGCTGCCACACCCGTCTCTGCCATCCCTGCTGCTCTGGGGGTCAACGGCTACAGCCCGGTGCCCACCCAGCCCACTGGGCAGCCTGCCCCTGATGCTCTGTATCCCAACGGGGTGCACCCTTATCCAG CAGCCTACCCTGCAGCCTACAGCCTGGTTGCACCTGCGTTCCCGCAGCCTCCCACCTTG cagcagcagcagcagcgagaaG GCCCTGATGGCTGCAACATCTTTATCTACCACCTGCCCCAGGAGTTCACGGACTCCGAGATCCTCCAGATGTTTGTCCCCTTTGGCCATGTCATCTCAGCCAAAGTCTTTGTGGACCGGGCCACCAATCAGAGCAAGTGTTTTG GCTTTGTGAGTTTCGACAACCCGGCCAGTGCCCAGGCCGCCATCCAGGCCATGAACGGCTTCCAGATCGGCATGAAACGCCTCAAAGTCCAACTTAAGCGGCCCAAGGATGCTAACCGGCCCTACTGA
- the CELF3 gene encoding CUGBP Elav-like family member 3 isoform X6 has protein sequence MNRPIQVKPADSESRGGRLRTSEGLCPSPEHRKLFVGMLGKQQTDEDVRKMFEPFGTIDECTVLRGPDGTSKGCAFVKFQTHAEAQAAINTLHSSRTLPGASSSLVVKFADTEKERGLRRMQQVATQLGMFSPIALQFGAYSAYTQALMQQQAALVAAHSAYLSPMATMAAVQMQHMAAINANGLIATPITPSSGTSTPPAIAATPVSAIPAALGVNGYSPVPTQPTGQPAPDALYPNGVHPYPAQSPAAPVDPLQQAYAGMQHYTGEASYPAAYSLVAPAFPQPPTLVQQQQREGPDGCNIFIYHLPQEFTDSEILQMFVPFGFVSFDNPASAQAAIQAMNGFQIGMKRLKVQLKRPKDANRPY, from the exons ATGAACAGACCCATCCAGGTCAAGCCAGCCGACAGCGAGAGCCGAGGAGGTAGGCTCCGTACCTCTGAAGGCCTCTGCCCCTCTCCTGAGC ACCGGAAGCTCTTTGTGGGGATGCTAGGGAAGCAGCAGACAGATGAGGACGTGCGGAAGATGTTTGAGCCTTTCGGGACCATAGACGAGTGCACTGTGCTCCGGGGCCCAGATGGCACCAGCAAAG GCTGCGCCTTCGTGAAGTTCCAGACCCATGCTGAGGCCCAGGCAGCCATCAACACCCTCCACAGCAGCCGGACCCTGCCG GGTGCCTCGTCCAGCCTGGTGGTGAAGTTTGCTGACACGGAAAAGGAGCGAGGTCTCCGCCGAATGCAGCAGGTGGCCACCCAGCTGGGCATGTTCAGCCCCATTGCCCTCCAGTTCGGAGCCTACAGCGCCTACACCCAGGCC CTGATGCAGCAGCAGGCAGCCCTGGTAGCGGCTCACAGTGCCTACCTCAGCCCCATGGCCACCATGGCGGCCGTGCAGATGCAGCACATGGCTGCCATCAATGCCAACGGTCTCATCGCCACCCCCATCACCCCATCCTCAG gaaccaGCACCCCTCCTGCCATCGCTGCCACACCCGTCTCTGCCATCCCTGCTGCTCTGGGGGTCAACGGCTACAGCCCGGTGCCCACCCAGCCCACTGGGCAGCCTGCCCCTGATGCTCTGTATCCCAACGGGGTGCACCCTTATCCAG CCCAGAGCCCCGCGGCCCCCGTGGACCCCCTGCAGCAGGCCTATGCCGGGATGCAGCACTATACAGGTgaggcct CCTACCCTGCAGCCTACAGCCTGGTTGCACCTGCGTTCCCGCAGCCTCCCACCTTGGTC cagcagcagcagcgagaaG GCCCTGATGGCTGCAACATCTTTATCTACCACCTGCCCCAGGAGTTCACGGACTCCGAGATCCTCCAGATGTTTGTCCCCTTTG GCTTTGTGAGTTTCGACAACCCGGCCAGTGCCCAGGCCGCCATCCAGGCCATGAACGGCTTCCAGATCGGCATGAAACGCCTCAAAGTCCAACTTAAGCGGCCCAAGGATGCTAACCGGCCCTACTGA
- the CELF3 gene encoding CUGBP Elav-like family member 3 isoform X4, which yields MKEPDAIKLFVGQIPRHLEEKDLKPIFEQFGRIFELTVIKDKYTGLHKGCAFLTYCARDSALKAQSALHEQKTLPGMNRPIQVKPADSESRGEDRKLFVGMLGKQQTDEDVRKMFEPFGTIDECTVLRGPDGTSKGCAFVKFQTHAEAQAAINTLHSSRTLPGASSSLVVKFADTEKERGLRRMQQVATQLGMFSPIALQFGAYSAYTQALMQQQAALVAAHSAYLSPMATMAAVQMQHMAAINANGLIATPITPSSAQSPAAPVDPLQQAYAGMQHYTAAYPAAYSLVAPAFPQPPTLVAQQPPPPPQQQQQQQQQQQQQQQQQGPDGCNIFIYHLPQEFTDSEILQMFVPFGHVISAKVFVDRATNQSKCFGFVSFDNPASAQAAIQAMNGFQIGMKRLKVQLKRPKDANRPY from the exons ATGAAGGAGCCGGATGCCATCAAGCTATTTGTGGGGCAGATCCCGAGGCATCTGGAGGAAAAGGACCTGAAGCCCATCTTCGAACAGTTTGGCCGGATCTTCGAGCTGACTGTCATCAAGGACAAGTACACCGGGCTGCACAAGG GATGTGCCTTCCTGACCTACTGTGCCCGCGATTCAGCCCTGAAGGCCCAGAGTGCCCTGCACGAACAGAAGACGCTGCCAGGG ATGAACAGACCCATCCAGGTCAAGCCAGCCGACAGCGAGAGCCGAGGAG AAGACCGGAAGCTCTTTGTGGGGATGCTAGGGAAGCAGCAGACAGATGAGGACGTGCGGAAGATGTTTGAGCCTTTCGGGACCATAGACGAGTGCACTGTGCTCCGGGGCCCAGATGGCACCAGCAAAG GCTGCGCCTTCGTGAAGTTCCAGACCCATGCTGAGGCCCAGGCAGCCATCAACACCCTCCACAGCAGCCGGACCCTGCCG GGTGCCTCGTCCAGCCTGGTGGTGAAGTTTGCTGACACGGAAAAGGAGCGAGGTCTCCGCCGAATGCAGCAGGTGGCCACCCAGCTGGGCATGTTCAGCCCCATTGCCCTCCAGTTCGGAGCCTACAGCGCCTACACCCAGGCC CTGATGCAGCAGCAGGCAGCCCTGGTAGCGGCTCACAGTGCCTACCTCAGCCCCATGGCCACCATGGCGGCCGTGCAGATGCAGCACATGGCTGCCATCAATGCCAACGGTCTCATCGCCACCCCCATCACCCCATCCTCAG CCCAGAGCCCCGCGGCCCCCGTGGACCCCCTGCAGCAGGCCTATGCCGGGATGCAGCACTATACAG CAGCCTACCCTGCAGCCTACAGCCTGGTTGCACCTGCGTTCCCGCAGCCTCCCACCTTGGTCGCCCAGCAGCCCCCACCGcccccgcagcagcagcagcagcagcagcagcagcagcaacagcagcagcaacagca AGGCCCTGATGGCTGCAACATCTTTATCTACCACCTGCCCCAGGAGTTCACGGACTCCGAGATCCTCCAGATGTTTGTCCCCTTTGGCCATGTCATCTCAGCCAAAGTCTTTGTGGACCGGGCCACCAATCAGAGCAAGTGTTTTG GCTTTGTGAGTTTCGACAACCCGGCCAGTGCCCAGGCCGCCATCCAGGCCATGAACGGCTTCCAGATCGGCATGAAACGCCTCAAAGTCCAACTTAAGCGGCCCAAGGATGCTAACCGGCCCTACTGA
- the CELF3 gene encoding CUGBP Elav-like family member 3 isoform X2 encodes MKEPDAIKLFVGQIPRHLEEKDLKPIFEQFGRIFELTVIKDKYTGLHKGCAFLTYCARDSALKAQSALHEQKTLPGMNRPIQVKPADSESRGEDRKLFVGMLGKQQTDEDVRKMFEPFGTIDECTVLRGPDGTSKGCAFVKFQTHAEAQAAINTLHSSRTLPGASSSLVVKFADTEKERGLRRMQQVATQLGMFSPIALQFGAYSAYTQALMQQQAALVAAHSAYLSPMATMAAVQMQHMAAINANGLIATPITPSSGTSTPPAIAATPVSAIPAALGVNGYSPVPTQPTGQPAPDALYPNGVHPYPAQSPAAPVDPLQQAYAGMQHYTAYPAAYSLVAPAFPQPPTLVAQQPPPPPQQQQQQQQQQQQQQQQQGPDGCNIFIYHLPQEFTDSEILQMFVPFGHVISAKVFVDRATNQSKCFGFVSFDNPASAQAAIQAMNGFQIGMKRLKVQLKRPKDANRPY; translated from the exons ATGAAGGAGCCGGATGCCATCAAGCTATTTGTGGGGCAGATCCCGAGGCATCTGGAGGAAAAGGACCTGAAGCCCATCTTCGAACAGTTTGGCCGGATCTTCGAGCTGACTGTCATCAAGGACAAGTACACCGGGCTGCACAAGG GATGTGCCTTCCTGACCTACTGTGCCCGCGATTCAGCCCTGAAGGCCCAGAGTGCCCTGCACGAACAGAAGACGCTGCCAGGG ATGAACAGACCCATCCAGGTCAAGCCAGCCGACAGCGAGAGCCGAGGAG AAGACCGGAAGCTCTTTGTGGGGATGCTAGGGAAGCAGCAGACAGATGAGGACGTGCGGAAGATGTTTGAGCCTTTCGGGACCATAGACGAGTGCACTGTGCTCCGGGGCCCAGATGGCACCAGCAAAG GCTGCGCCTTCGTGAAGTTCCAGACCCATGCTGAGGCCCAGGCAGCCATCAACACCCTCCACAGCAGCCGGACCCTGCCG GGTGCCTCGTCCAGCCTGGTGGTGAAGTTTGCTGACACGGAAAAGGAGCGAGGTCTCCGCCGAATGCAGCAGGTGGCCACCCAGCTGGGCATGTTCAGCCCCATTGCCCTCCAGTTCGGAGCCTACAGCGCCTACACCCAGGCC CTGATGCAGCAGCAGGCAGCCCTGGTAGCGGCTCACAGTGCCTACCTCAGCCCCATGGCCACCATGGCGGCCGTGCAGATGCAGCACATGGCTGCCATCAATGCCAACGGTCTCATCGCCACCCCCATCACCCCATCCTCAG gaaccaGCACCCCTCCTGCCATCGCTGCCACACCCGTCTCTGCCATCCCTGCTGCTCTGGGGGTCAACGGCTACAGCCCGGTGCCCACCCAGCCCACTGGGCAGCCTGCCCCTGATGCTCTGTATCCCAACGGGGTGCACCCTTATCCAG CCCAGAGCCCCGCGGCCCCCGTGGACCCCCTGCAGCAGGCCTATGCCGGGATGCAGCACTATACAG CCTACCCTGCAGCCTACAGCCTGGTTGCACCTGCGTTCCCGCAGCCTCCCACCTTGGTCGCCCAGCAGCCCCCACCGcccccgcagcagcagcagcagcagcagcagcagcagcaacagcagcagcaacagca AGGCCCTGATGGCTGCAACATCTTTATCTACCACCTGCCCCAGGAGTTCACGGACTCCGAGATCCTCCAGATGTTTGTCCCCTTTGGCCATGTCATCTCAGCCAAAGTCTTTGTGGACCGGGCCACCAATCAGAGCAAGTGTTTTG GCTTTGTGAGTTTCGACAACCCGGCCAGTGCCCAGGCCGCCATCCAGGCCATGAACGGCTTCCAGATCGGCATGAAACGCCTCAAAGTCCAACTTAAGCGGCCCAAGGATGCTAACCGGCCCTACTGA
- the CELF3 gene encoding CUGBP Elav-like family member 3 isoform X7, with product MNRPIQVKPADSESRGEDRKLFVGMLGKQQTDEDVRKMFEPFGTIDECTVLRGPDGTSKGCAFVKFQTHAEAQAAINTLHSSRTLPGASSSLVVKFADTEKERGLRRMQQVATQLGMFSPIALQFGAYSAYTQALMQQQAALVAAHSAYLSPMATMAAVQMQHMAAINANGLIATPITPSSGTSTPPAIAATPVSAIPAALGVNGYSPVPTQPTGQPAPDALYPNGVHPYPAQSPAAPVDPLQQAYAGMQHYTGEASYPAAYSLVAPAFPQPPTLVQQQQREGPDGCNIFIYHLPQEFTDSEILQMFVPFGFVSFDNPASAQAAIQAMNGFQIGMKRLKVQLKRPKDANRPY from the exons ATGAACAGACCCATCCAGGTCAAGCCAGCCGACAGCGAGAGCCGAGGAG AAGACCGGAAGCTCTTTGTGGGGATGCTAGGGAAGCAGCAGACAGATGAGGACGTGCGGAAGATGTTTGAGCCTTTCGGGACCATAGACGAGTGCACTGTGCTCCGGGGCCCAGATGGCACCAGCAAAG GCTGCGCCTTCGTGAAGTTCCAGACCCATGCTGAGGCCCAGGCAGCCATCAACACCCTCCACAGCAGCCGGACCCTGCCG GGTGCCTCGTCCAGCCTGGTGGTGAAGTTTGCTGACACGGAAAAGGAGCGAGGTCTCCGCCGAATGCAGCAGGTGGCCACCCAGCTGGGCATGTTCAGCCCCATTGCCCTCCAGTTCGGAGCCTACAGCGCCTACACCCAGGCC CTGATGCAGCAGCAGGCAGCCCTGGTAGCGGCTCACAGTGCCTACCTCAGCCCCATGGCCACCATGGCGGCCGTGCAGATGCAGCACATGGCTGCCATCAATGCCAACGGTCTCATCGCCACCCCCATCACCCCATCCTCAG gaaccaGCACCCCTCCTGCCATCGCTGCCACACCCGTCTCTGCCATCCCTGCTGCTCTGGGGGTCAACGGCTACAGCCCGGTGCCCACCCAGCCCACTGGGCAGCCTGCCCCTGATGCTCTGTATCCCAACGGGGTGCACCCTTATCCAG CCCAGAGCCCCGCGGCCCCCGTGGACCCCCTGCAGCAGGCCTATGCCGGGATGCAGCACTATACAGGTgaggcct CCTACCCTGCAGCCTACAGCCTGGTTGCACCTGCGTTCCCGCAGCCTCCCACCTTGGTC cagcagcagcagcgagaaG GCCCTGATGGCTGCAACATCTTTATCTACCACCTGCCCCAGGAGTTCACGGACTCCGAGATCCTCCAGATGTTTGTCCCCTTTG GCTTTGTGAGTTTCGACAACCCGGCCAGTGCCCAGGCCGCCATCCAGGCCATGAACGGCTTCCAGATCGGCATGAAACGCCTCAAAGTCCAACTTAAGCGGCCCAAGGATGCTAACCGGCCCTACTGA
- the CELF3 gene encoding CUGBP Elav-like family member 3 isoform X8, with protein MNRPIQVKPADSESRGDRKLFVGMLGKQQTDEDVRKMFEPFGTIDECTVLRGPDGTSKGCAFVKFQTHAEAQAAINTLHSSRTLPGASSSLVVKFADTEKERGLRRMQQVATQLGMFSPIALQFGAYSAYTQALMQQQAALVAAHSAYLSPMATMAAVQMQHMAAINANGLIATPITPSSGTSTPPAIAATPVSAIPAALGVNGYSPVPTQPTGQPAPDALYPNGVHPYPAQSPAAPVDPLQQAYAGMQHYTGEASYPAAYSLVAPAFPQPPTLVQQQQREGPDGCNIFIYHLPQEFTDSEILQMFVPFGFVSFDNPASAQAAIQAMNGFQIGMKRLKVQLKRPKDANRPY; from the exons ATGAACAGACCCATCCAGGTCAAGCCAGCCGACAGCGAGAGCCGAGGAG ACCGGAAGCTCTTTGTGGGGATGCTAGGGAAGCAGCAGACAGATGAGGACGTGCGGAAGATGTTTGAGCCTTTCGGGACCATAGACGAGTGCACTGTGCTCCGGGGCCCAGATGGCACCAGCAAAG GCTGCGCCTTCGTGAAGTTCCAGACCCATGCTGAGGCCCAGGCAGCCATCAACACCCTCCACAGCAGCCGGACCCTGCCG GGTGCCTCGTCCAGCCTGGTGGTGAAGTTTGCTGACACGGAAAAGGAGCGAGGTCTCCGCCGAATGCAGCAGGTGGCCACCCAGCTGGGCATGTTCAGCCCCATTGCCCTCCAGTTCGGAGCCTACAGCGCCTACACCCAGGCC CTGATGCAGCAGCAGGCAGCCCTGGTAGCGGCTCACAGTGCCTACCTCAGCCCCATGGCCACCATGGCGGCCGTGCAGATGCAGCACATGGCTGCCATCAATGCCAACGGTCTCATCGCCACCCCCATCACCCCATCCTCAG gaaccaGCACCCCTCCTGCCATCGCTGCCACACCCGTCTCTGCCATCCCTGCTGCTCTGGGGGTCAACGGCTACAGCCCGGTGCCCACCCAGCCCACTGGGCAGCCTGCCCCTGATGCTCTGTATCCCAACGGGGTGCACCCTTATCCAG CCCAGAGCCCCGCGGCCCCCGTGGACCCCCTGCAGCAGGCCTATGCCGGGATGCAGCACTATACAGGTgaggcct CCTACCCTGCAGCCTACAGCCTGGTTGCACCTGCGTTCCCGCAGCCTCCCACCTTGGTC cagcagcagcagcgagaaG GCCCTGATGGCTGCAACATCTTTATCTACCACCTGCCCCAGGAGTTCACGGACTCCGAGATCCTCCAGATGTTTGTCCCCTTTG GCTTTGTGAGTTTCGACAACCCGGCCAGTGCCCAGGCCGCCATCCAGGCCATGAACGGCTTCCAGATCGGCATGAAACGCCTCAAAGTCCAACTTAAGCGGCCCAAGGATGCTAACCGGCCCTACTGA
- the CELF3 gene encoding CUGBP Elav-like family member 3 isoform X9, with protein sequence MNRPIQVKPADSESRGDRKLFVGMLGKQQTDEDVRKMFEPFGTIDECTVLRGPDGTSKGCAFVKFQTHAEAQAAINTLHSSRTLPGASSSLVVKFADTEKERGLRRMQQVATQLGMFSPIALQFGAYSAYTQALMQQQAALVAAHSAYLSPMATMAAVQMQHMAAINANGLIATPITPSSGTSTPPAIAATPVSAIPAALGVNGYSPVPTQPTGQPAPDALYPNGVHPYPAQSPAAPVDPLQQAYAGMQHYTGEASYPAAYSLVAPAFPQPPTLVQQQQREGFVSFDNPASAQAAIQAMNGFQIGMKRLKVQLKRPKDANRPY encoded by the exons ATGAACAGACCCATCCAGGTCAAGCCAGCCGACAGCGAGAGCCGAGGAG ACCGGAAGCTCTTTGTGGGGATGCTAGGGAAGCAGCAGACAGATGAGGACGTGCGGAAGATGTTTGAGCCTTTCGGGACCATAGACGAGTGCACTGTGCTCCGGGGCCCAGATGGCACCAGCAAAG GCTGCGCCTTCGTGAAGTTCCAGACCCATGCTGAGGCCCAGGCAGCCATCAACACCCTCCACAGCAGCCGGACCCTGCCG GGTGCCTCGTCCAGCCTGGTGGTGAAGTTTGCTGACACGGAAAAGGAGCGAGGTCTCCGCCGAATGCAGCAGGTGGCCACCCAGCTGGGCATGTTCAGCCCCATTGCCCTCCAGTTCGGAGCCTACAGCGCCTACACCCAGGCC CTGATGCAGCAGCAGGCAGCCCTGGTAGCGGCTCACAGTGCCTACCTCAGCCCCATGGCCACCATGGCGGCCGTGCAGATGCAGCACATGGCTGCCATCAATGCCAACGGTCTCATCGCCACCCCCATCACCCCATCCTCAG gaaccaGCACCCCTCCTGCCATCGCTGCCACACCCGTCTCTGCCATCCCTGCTGCTCTGGGGGTCAACGGCTACAGCCCGGTGCCCACCCAGCCCACTGGGCAGCCTGCCCCTGATGCTCTGTATCCCAACGGGGTGCACCCTTATCCAG CCCAGAGCCCCGCGGCCCCCGTGGACCCCCTGCAGCAGGCCTATGCCGGGATGCAGCACTATACAGGTgaggcct CCTACCCTGCAGCCTACAGCCTGGTTGCACCTGCGTTCCCGCAGCCTCCCACCTTGGTC cagcagcagcagcgagaaG GCTTTGTGAGTTTCGACAACCCGGCCAGTGCCCAGGCCGCCATCCAGGCCATGAACGGCTTCCAGATCGGCATGAAACGCCTCAAAGTCCAACTTAAGCGGCCCAAGGATGCTAACCGGCCCTACTGA
- the CELF3 gene encoding CUGBP Elav-like family member 3 isoform X3, producing MKEPDAIKLFVGQIPRHLEEKDLKPIFEQFGRIFELTVIKDKYTGLHKGCAFLTYCARDSALKAQSALHEQKTLPGMNRPIQVKPADSESRGDRKLFVGMLGKQQTDEDVRKMFEPFGTIDECTVLRGPDGTSKGCAFVKFQTHAEAQAAINTLHSSRTLPGASSSLVVKFADTEKERGLRRMQQVATQLGMFSPIALQFGAYSAYTQALMQQQAALVAAHSAYLSPMATMAAVQMQHMAAINANGLIATPITPSSGTSTPPAIAATPVSAIPAALGVNGYSPVPTQPTGQPAPDALYPNGVHPYPAQSPAAPVDPLQQAYAGMQHYTAAYPAAYSLVAPAFPQPPTLVAQQPPPPPQQQQQQQQQQQQQQQQQGPDGCNIFIYHLPQEFTDSEILQMFVPFGHVISAKVFVDRATNQSKCFGFVSFDNPASAQAAIQAMNGFQIGMKRLKVQLKRPKDANRPY from the exons ATGAAGGAGCCGGATGCCATCAAGCTATTTGTGGGGCAGATCCCGAGGCATCTGGAGGAAAAGGACCTGAAGCCCATCTTCGAACAGTTTGGCCGGATCTTCGAGCTGACTGTCATCAAGGACAAGTACACCGGGCTGCACAAGG GATGTGCCTTCCTGACCTACTGTGCCCGCGATTCAGCCCTGAAGGCCCAGAGTGCCCTGCACGAACAGAAGACGCTGCCAGGG ATGAACAGACCCATCCAGGTCAAGCCAGCCGACAGCGAGAGCCGAGGAG ACCGGAAGCTCTTTGTGGGGATGCTAGGGAAGCAGCAGACAGATGAGGACGTGCGGAAGATGTTTGAGCCTTTCGGGACCATAGACGAGTGCACTGTGCTCCGGGGCCCAGATGGCACCAGCAAAG GCTGCGCCTTCGTGAAGTTCCAGACCCATGCTGAGGCCCAGGCAGCCATCAACACCCTCCACAGCAGCCGGACCCTGCCG GGTGCCTCGTCCAGCCTGGTGGTGAAGTTTGCTGACACGGAAAAGGAGCGAGGTCTCCGCCGAATGCAGCAGGTGGCCACCCAGCTGGGCATGTTCAGCCCCATTGCCCTCCAGTTCGGAGCCTACAGCGCCTACACCCAGGCC CTGATGCAGCAGCAGGCAGCCCTGGTAGCGGCTCACAGTGCCTACCTCAGCCCCATGGCCACCATGGCGGCCGTGCAGATGCAGCACATGGCTGCCATCAATGCCAACGGTCTCATCGCCACCCCCATCACCCCATCCTCAG gaaccaGCACCCCTCCTGCCATCGCTGCCACACCCGTCTCTGCCATCCCTGCTGCTCTGGGGGTCAACGGCTACAGCCCGGTGCCCACCCAGCCCACTGGGCAGCCTGCCCCTGATGCTCTGTATCCCAACGGGGTGCACCCTTATCCAG CCCAGAGCCCCGCGGCCCCCGTGGACCCCCTGCAGCAGGCCTATGCCGGGATGCAGCACTATACAG CAGCCTACCCTGCAGCCTACAGCCTGGTTGCACCTGCGTTCCCGCAGCCTCCCACCTTGGTCGCCCAGCAGCCCCCACCGcccccgcagcagcagcagcagcagcagcagcagcagcaacagcagcagcaacagca AGGCCCTGATGGCTGCAACATCTTTATCTACCACCTGCCCCAGGAGTTCACGGACTCCGAGATCCTCCAGATGTTTGTCCCCTTTGGCCATGTCATCTCAGCCAAAGTCTTTGTGGACCGGGCCACCAATCAGAGCAAGTGTTTTG GCTTTGTGAGTTTCGACAACCCGGCCAGTGCCCAGGCCGCCATCCAGGCCATGAACGGCTTCCAGATCGGCATGAAACGCCTCAAAGTCCAACTTAAGCGGCCCAAGGATGCTAACCGGCCCTACTGA
- the CELF3 gene encoding CUGBP Elav-like family member 3 isoform X1 produces MKEPDAIKLFVGQIPRHLEEKDLKPIFEQFGRIFELTVIKDKYTGLHKGCAFLTYCARDSALKAQSALHEQKTLPGMNRPIQVKPADSESRGEDRKLFVGMLGKQQTDEDVRKMFEPFGTIDECTVLRGPDGTSKGCAFVKFQTHAEAQAAINTLHSSRTLPGASSSLVVKFADTEKERGLRRMQQVATQLGMFSPIALQFGAYSAYTQALMQQQAALVAAHSAYLSPMATMAAVQMQHMAAINANGLIATPITPSSGTSTPPAIAATPVSAIPAALGVNGYSPVPTQPTGQPAPDALYPNGVHPYPAQSPAAPVDPLQQAYAGMQHYTAAYPAAYSLVAPAFPQPPTLVAQQPPPPPQQQQQQQQQQQQQQQQQGPDGCNIFIYHLPQEFTDSEILQMFVPFGHVISAKVFVDRATNQSKCFGFVSFDNPASAQAAIQAMNGFQIGMKRLKVQLKRPKDANRPY; encoded by the exons ATGAAGGAGCCGGATGCCATCAAGCTATTTGTGGGGCAGATCCCGAGGCATCTGGAGGAAAAGGACCTGAAGCCCATCTTCGAACAGTTTGGCCGGATCTTCGAGCTGACTGTCATCAAGGACAAGTACACCGGGCTGCACAAGG GATGTGCCTTCCTGACCTACTGTGCCCGCGATTCAGCCCTGAAGGCCCAGAGTGCCCTGCACGAACAGAAGACGCTGCCAGGG ATGAACAGACCCATCCAGGTCAAGCCAGCCGACAGCGAGAGCCGAGGAG AAGACCGGAAGCTCTTTGTGGGGATGCTAGGGAAGCAGCAGACAGATGAGGACGTGCGGAAGATGTTTGAGCCTTTCGGGACCATAGACGAGTGCACTGTGCTCCGGGGCCCAGATGGCACCAGCAAAG GCTGCGCCTTCGTGAAGTTCCAGACCCATGCTGAGGCCCAGGCAGCCATCAACACCCTCCACAGCAGCCGGACCCTGCCG GGTGCCTCGTCCAGCCTGGTGGTGAAGTTTGCTGACACGGAAAAGGAGCGAGGTCTCCGCCGAATGCAGCAGGTGGCCACCCAGCTGGGCATGTTCAGCCCCATTGCCCTCCAGTTCGGAGCCTACAGCGCCTACACCCAGGCC CTGATGCAGCAGCAGGCAGCCCTGGTAGCGGCTCACAGTGCCTACCTCAGCCCCATGGCCACCATGGCGGCCGTGCAGATGCAGCACATGGCTGCCATCAATGCCAACGGTCTCATCGCCACCCCCATCACCCCATCCTCAG gaaccaGCACCCCTCCTGCCATCGCTGCCACACCCGTCTCTGCCATCCCTGCTGCTCTGGGGGTCAACGGCTACAGCCCGGTGCCCACCCAGCCCACTGGGCAGCCTGCCCCTGATGCTCTGTATCCCAACGGGGTGCACCCTTATCCAG CCCAGAGCCCCGCGGCCCCCGTGGACCCCCTGCAGCAGGCCTATGCCGGGATGCAGCACTATACAG CAGCCTACCCTGCAGCCTACAGCCTGGTTGCACCTGCGTTCCCGCAGCCTCCCACCTTGGTCGCCCAGCAGCCCCCACCGcccccgcagcagcagcagcagcagcagcagcagcagcaacagcagcagcaacagca AGGCCCTGATGGCTGCAACATCTTTATCTACCACCTGCCCCAGGAGTTCACGGACTCCGAGATCCTCCAGATGTTTGTCCCCTTTGGCCATGTCATCTCAGCCAAAGTCTTTGTGGACCGGGCCACCAATCAGAGCAAGTGTTTTG GCTTTGTGAGTTTCGACAACCCGGCCAGTGCCCAGGCCGCCATCCAGGCCATGAACGGCTTCCAGATCGGCATGAAACGCCTCAAAGTCCAACTTAAGCGGCCCAAGGATGCTAACCGGCCCTACTGA